Proteins co-encoded in one Cydia strobilella chromosome 14, ilCydStro3.1, whole genome shotgun sequence genomic window:
- the LOC134747235 gene encoding hemicentin-1-like yields MSFRHLAVICSLLICVSAKSFTLVVDTTYSMQDEISMIRTRIKALVESIGNSSSIENYVIVPFNDPDVGPAQIFSSGDLFFKSIDSLTVSGGHDIPENSLSGLQKALEESRPESDIFLFTDACAKDEAKFGHIERLCRVTRSKVIVFMSGTCPFSERHRVGNLETYNQVTKVCFGNVFQLDLNNYGQAFQFMKEIVRDGYNDVKTFESVTDYRPLSFHVDSLTRDVIVSVSGKLPSLQLFEESGHSPRTEMLINTEQLQVVRIVGPHRGLYQASVWCQGRISVTIYKRSECPLAIGFSPLYPRSIEETATSPLPGQESFIFVLVPMSYEYKLGSLTIHMLNKDSQRTVNLMESEVSARVYISKAYFEPGCIFRMTVSGIDKISSEPVRIISKTLESQKEVTRASWSAAVIDSIIPETSLTDYKKNATVACKVTGYPHPTIWWEDKVGQKMKAEDSLLQYPATYISYVSVPNIKDNQTLTCKASTDTGSDSKSTDLYVYRPYVFQMIKTPKDITIEYEAEGKLYCEVNAYPEAVIKWYHNDKTVVFTTNEAGDDDSTFNRYDEVEYFQEDNALVIRNMTSKYVGTYTCDVRNGANAVSYPVEVRISGLETPVLERSETELTTHLGDEVEIVCRIAKGRPYPTITWKFKPVDGYDFTDLPKGVEIEEGKVIIVEAKSEHNGYYKCEAVNEQGQDSQEIKLKVIYAPKIENAETAIQNVLLDKMVTLECSVDAEPKATVRWERADGTYLPDETHTVEGNSLKFEARYNDSGSYRCIAENEAGIAEKNVTVNVLVRPYITPVVKTVNVRTGNPVTLTCRVQEANPPPTFTWKFIGPDNQMIILDLSKADDLTRSRNESIFLSEYVISRASRAESGKYFCYVDNSVGWDVVEIIVNVK; encoded by the exons ATGTCGTTCCGACACTTGGCAGTGATATGTTCACTTTTAATATGTGTATCTGCAAAATCTTTCACGTTGGTGGTAGATACGACATATTCTATGCAAGATGAAATTAGTATGATAAGGACAAGGATTAAGGCGCTGGTAGAATCGATTGGAAATTCGAGCTCCATCGAAAATTACGTCATTGTACCTTTTAACGATCCGG ACGTTGGCCCTGCACAAATATTTAGTTCAGGCGATTTATTCTTCAAATCCATAGATTCGTTAACTGTTTCCGGTGGCCATGATATTCCGGAAAATTCTCTATCTGGCTTACAAAAGGCTTTAGAGGAAAGCAGGCCTGAGTCGGACATCTTCTTGTTCACTGATGCTTGTGCGAAAGATGAGGCCAAATTTGGTCATATTGAAAGATTATGTCGTGTAACACGGAGCAAG GTCATCGTTTTTATGAGTGGCACTTGTCCGTTTTCCGAAAGACACAGGGTAGGGAACCTAGAAACGTACAATCAAGTAACGAAAGTATGTTTCGGAAACGTCTTCCAGTTGGACCTAAACAATTATGGACAA GCTTTCCAATTTATGAAAGAAATCGTAAGAGACGGATATAACGATGTAAAAACGTTCGAGTCAGTTACTGACTACCGACCGCTGTCG TTTCATGTGGACAGCTTAACTAGAGATGTGATCGTCTCCGTCTCCGGAAAATTGCCTTCTCTGCAGCTCTTTGAAGAGAGTGGACACAGCCCTCGAACTGAGATGCTGATTAATACTGAACAACTGCAG GTTGTCAGAATTGTAGGGCCTCACCGAGGTCTGTATCAAGCCTCGGTATGGTGTCAGGGACGCATATCTGTCACCATTTATAAGAGATCGGAATGTCCCTTGGCTATTGGGTTCTCACCCTTGTACCCAAGAAGTATCGAGGAAACAGCAACATCACCACTACCAG gtCAAGAAAGTTTCATTTTCGTCCTTGTACCAATGTCATATGAGTACAAGCTAGGTAGTTTAACAATTCATATGTTAAACAAAGATAGCCAGAGAACCGTAAATTTAATGGAAAGTGAAGTAAGCGCCCGAGTCTACATCAGCAAGGCCTATTTCGAGCCTGGATGTATATTTAGAATGact gtaagtGGAATCGACAAAATTTCTTCAGAACCAGTGCGGATTATCAGCAAAACATTGGAATCGCAAAAAGAAG TGACAAGAGCATCTTGGTCCGCGGCCGTCATTGATTCTATAATTCCGGAGACCTCTTTAACGGACTATAAGAAAAATGCAACAGTTGCGTGCAAGGTAACAGGATATCCTCATCCAACAATCTGGTGGGAAGACAAAGTTGGACAGAAGATGAAAGCTGAG gATAGTCTGCTGCAGTATCCAGCAACATACATAAGTTATGTTTCAGTGCCTAATATAAAGGATAATCAAACATTAACATGCAAAGCTAGTACTGATACTGGGAGTGATTCTAAAAGTACAGATCTTTATGTATACAGACCATATGTTTTCCAAATGATCAAAACGCCTAAAG ACATAACTATAGAATATGAGGCAGAAGGAAAACTGTACTGCGAGGTAAATGCTTATCCGGAAGCAGTAATAAAGTGGTATCACAATGACAAGACTGTAGTATTTACTACAAATGAAGCTGGAGATGATGATTCTACTTTTAATCGTTATGATGAAGTAGAATATTTTCAAGAGGATAATGCACTGGTTATTAGAAACATGACTTCAAAATATGTTGGTACATATACATGTGATGTAAGAAACGGTGCAAATGCTGTATCATATCCCGTCGAAGTCAGAATATCTGGACTTG AAACGCCTGTATTAGAAAGGTCGGAAACAGAATTGACTACACATCTTGGCGACGAAGTTGAAATAGTTTGCAG GATAGCAAAAGGAAGGCCTTACCCAACAATAACTTGGAAATTTAAACCCGTAGACGGCTATGATTTTACTGATTTAcctaaaggggttgaaattgaAGAAGGAAAAGTGATCATAGTTGAAGCCAAGTCTGAACATAAtggatattataaatgcgaagcCGTCAATGAGCAAGGGCAAGATTCTCAGGAAATAAAATTGAAAGTTATTT ATGCCCCTAAAATCGAAAACGCAGAAACAGCTATACAAAATGTGCTGCTGGACAAAATGGTCACACTCGAGTGTTCCGTGGATGCAGAGCCGAAAGCCACAGTGAGGTGGGAACGCGCTGACGGCACATACTTGCCTGATGAGACGCATACTGTTGAAGGGAATAGCCTTAA GTTTGAAGCTCGTTACAACGACTCGGGCTCTTATCGATGTATTGCAGAAAACGAGGCTGGCATTGCCGAGAAAAACGTTACCGTTAATGTTCTTG TTCGTCCATACATCACTCCAGTGGTAAAGACCGTCAACGTAAGGACGGGTAACCCCGTAACGCTGACCTGTCGAGTGCAAGAAGCGAATCCACCTCCCACCTTCACTTGGAAGTTCATAGGGCCGGATAACCAGATGATTATACTAGATCTTAGTAAGGCCGACGATCTTACCCgtagtag AAACGAATCCATATTTTTGTCGGAGTACGTTATAAGCAGAGCATCGAGAGCGGAATCCGGGAAGTACTTTTGCTACGTCGATAATAGCGTGGGTTGGGACGTCGTTGAAATAATTGTCAATGTAAAATAA
- the LOC134747236 gene encoding hemicentin-2-like, with protein sequence MSLKLFLLTFLTIQVSCEQKASLAFVIDNSVVSAGDMLKVKSYAKDMVNMILNEVLIDDILVITFHEPEITRTMTQDIRLVRKAFDLIDVKSDNVGPEMALSGIVKGLQESQNGSYLFVFTHSSAKDYDRFKEVKTLCQSKKSKIFFILIKDSQANNSQMDDIYNDITVECGGELIRISNSQLDKTFQFVRESIKVAKNVLKSTLLPSSRRMELKFNKRESNDYVLVSASGKDVELRVFDEKGNSIGNYVAWLDNLKALKLEHLPNGEITVKAKSTNNGHLAVFGHIPVQSVKDDLDDTNRKPRRYGYHYLR encoded by the exons ATGTCGctaaaattgtttttgttaacgTTTTTGACTATTCAAGTATCATGCGAGCAAAAGGCTAGTTTGGCATTCGTGATAGACAATTCAGTGGTTTCAGCGGGTGACATGTTAAAAGTGAAATCGTACGCTAAAGATATGGTGAATATGATTCTGAACGAAGTTTTAATTGATGATATATTGGTGATCACGTTTCATGAACCAG AGATCACTAGAACTATGACCCAAGATATTCGACTAGTCAGGAAGGCATTTGACTTGATCGACGTCAAAAGCGATAACGTGGGCCCAGAGATGGCGTTGTCAGGCATCGTGAAGGGTCTGCAGGAGAGCCAGAATGGCTCGTACCTGTTCGTTTTTACCCATTCTTCAGCCAAAGACTACGACAGGTTTAAGGAAGTCAAAACACTGTGTCAGAGTAAGAAAAGCAAG ATCTTTTTCATCCTAATCAAGGATAGCCAAGCGAACAATTCACAAATGGATGATATTTATAACGATATAACAGTGGAGTGTGGCGGGGAACTTATTCGAATAAGCAACAGTCAACTAGACAAG ACCTTCCAGTTCGTAAGGGAGAGCATAAAAGTCGCCAAGAATGTTTTAAAGTCTACACTGCTACCTTCATCAAGAAGAATGGAGTTAAAA TTCAACAAACGCGAATCCAACGATTACGTGTTAGTTTCTGCGTCAGGAAAAGACGTTGAACTGAGGGTATTCGACGAAAAAGGCAATAGTATTGGAAATTACGTGGCCTGGTTGGATAATCTcaag GCACTGAAACTGGAACATTTGCCCAACGGCGAAATCACTGTCAAAGCGAAAAGCACAAACAACGGCCACTTGGCGGTCTTCGGACACATCCCAGTACAGTCAGTTAAAGACGATCTGGACGACACAAACCGCAAACCACGACGTTATGGATATCATTATTTAAGATAG